A portion of the Novosphingobium sp. KA1 genome contains these proteins:
- a CDS encoding response regulator transcription factor, with amino-acid sequence MESLWDDCEHLTSREIEVLQLVARGLSAKEIAIELEIAACTVARHVENVRLKTRTRNRTHMIAHLLCKGMLQVEPEYL; translated from the coding sequence ATGGAATCCTTGTGGGATGATTGTGAACATCTAACTTCACGCGAAATCGAAGTACTCCAATTGGTTGCACGAGGTTTATCGGCGAAGGAAATCGCCATAGAGCTCGAAATCGCAGCCTGTACGGTTGCCCGGCACGTCGAAAACGTCCGACTGAAGACTCGAACGCGCAACCGCACCCACATGATCGCGCATCTGCTCTGCAAGGGCATGCTGCAAGTGGAACCGGAATACCTCTAG
- the folK gene encoding 2-amino-4-hydroxy-6-hydroxymethyldihydropteridine diphosphokinase, which yields MAKHTYLIALGSNMRHPRHGAPRKVLAAALDSLDNGKYEVLTASPVIDSAPLGPSRRRYANGVALIRTRREPDEVLHKLQKVEHKFGRRRRGAAWGSRVLDLDIVLWNGGPWAAGEGDQSLVIPHPAFRSRDFVLGPARRIAGTWRDPLTGLTINQLHARLTKALPTPR from the coding sequence TTGGCGAAACACACCTATCTGATCGCGCTCGGCTCCAACATGCGTCATCCGCGCCATGGCGCCCCGCGCAAGGTGCTCGCCGCTGCACTGGATTCGCTGGATAATGGCAAGTATGAGGTGCTGACCGCCTCTCCCGTGATCGACAGCGCGCCGCTCGGCCCGTCCCGGCGCCGCTATGCCAACGGCGTGGCGCTGATCCGCACCAGGCGCGAGCCTGACGAGGTTTTGCACAAGTTACAGAAGGTCGAGCACAAGTTCGGTCGTCGGCGCCGCGGAGCGGCTTGGGGCTCGCGGGTGCTCGATCTCGATATCGTGCTGTGGAACGGCGGTCCCTGGGCGGCGGGTGAGGGCGATCAGAGTCTGGTTATCCCCCATCCGGCCTTCCGTTCGCGCGACTTCGTGCTGGGCCCCGCGCGCAGGATTGCGGGCACCTGGCGCGATCCATTGACGGGTCTGACGATAAACCAGCTTCATGCCCGCTTGACCAAGGCTCTCCCTACCCCTAGGTGA
- the aguB gene encoding N-carbamoylputrescine amidase, whose translation MTQITVAALQLALNSADEGENIAAVSALVEEAAAKGAQIVLPPELFSGPYFCKTEEEELFAIARPTAEHPSVIAMKALAAKLKVVIPTSFFERDGHHYYNTLAMIGTDGEIIGTYRKSHIPDGPGYEEKYYFRPGNDGFKVWDVLGTKVGIGVCWDQWYPECARVMALMGAELLFYPTAIGSEPYDAALDTSRMWRRAMVGHSVSNCMPVIAANRIGIESECGTEQTFYGHSFITDEWGDYVAEFGRDETGVLVSTLDLARAARHRAGMGFFRDRRPQLYTRIAQDI comes from the coding sequence ATGACCCAGATCACCGTTGCCGCGCTCCAGCTCGCGCTCAATTCCGCCGACGAGGGCGAGAACATCGCCGCCGTCTCCGCGCTGGTGGAGGAAGCCGCCGCCAAGGGCGCGCAGATCGTGCTGCCGCCCGAACTGTTCTCCGGTCCCTACTTCTGCAAGACCGAGGAAGAGGAACTCTTCGCGATCGCCCGCCCGACTGCCGAGCATCCCTCGGTCATTGCGATGAAGGCGCTGGCGGCGAAGCTGAAGGTGGTGATCCCCACCAGCTTCTTCGAGCGCGACGGCCACCACTATTATAATACGCTGGCGATGATCGGCACTGATGGCGAGATCATCGGCACCTATCGCAAGAGCCACATCCCCGATGGTCCCGGCTACGAGGAGAAGTACTACTTCCGCCCCGGAAACGACGGGTTCAAGGTGTGGGACGTTCTCGGAACCAAGGTCGGCATCGGTGTGTGCTGGGACCAGTGGTACCCGGAATGTGCGCGCGTCATGGCGCTGATGGGGGCGGAACTGCTGTTCTATCCCACTGCCATCGGCTCGGAGCCCTATGACGCCGCGCTGGACACCAGCCGCATGTGGCGCCGGGCGATGGTGGGCCACTCGGTATCGAACTGCATGCCGGTGATCGCCGCCAACCGCATCGGCATCGAATCGGAATGCGGGACGGAGCAGACCTTCTACGGCCACTCCTTCATCACCGACGAATGGGGCGATTACGTCGCCGAGTTCGGACGGGACGAAACGGGCGTGCTGGTTTCCACGCTGGACCTTGCACGCGCCGCCAGGCACCGGGCCGGCATGGGCTTTTTCCGTGACCGGCGCCCGCAACTCTACACGCGTATCGCGCAGGACATTTAA
- a CDS encoding class I SAM-dependent methyltransferase, protein MRRALIALSTFLGVLAAPICATATEEKTEAQACKGCEALLELAAANPLREADRARDQYRHPVETLSFFRVGPTMKVGEYAPGGEWYSRLLGLYLGRQGHLVGLYYNPDSPAFKPETQANIRKNAAEYPADVAKFTGLPADRFAAYTTGAIPAGEKGTFDVIIVPRMLHNLLRWNIAASEFAAMRDLLKPGGLIGIEQHRAKADAPDAYADGSKGYLKQADVIRFMQAQGFDLVGQSEISANPKDSADWPGGVWTLPPTLALKDQDRAKYLSIGESDRMTLLFRKRG, encoded by the coding sequence ATGCGCCGCGCCCTGATCGCCCTTTCGACGTTCCTCGGCGTGCTCGCCGCACCGATTTGCGCGACTGCGACGGAAGAAAAGACCGAAGCGCAGGCCTGCAAGGGCTGCGAGGCGCTGCTGGAACTCGCCGCCGCCAATCCGTTGCGAGAGGCAGACCGCGCCCGCGACCAGTATCGCCATCCGGTGGAAACGCTCAGCTTCTTCCGTGTCGGCCCCACCATGAAGGTCGGCGAATATGCGCCGGGCGGGGAGTGGTATTCGCGCCTGCTGGGGCTCTACCTTGGCCGGCAGGGCCATCTGGTGGGGCTCTACTACAATCCCGACAGTCCGGCTTTCAAGCCGGAGACGCAGGCCAACATTCGCAAGAACGCTGCTGAATACCCGGCCGACGTGGCGAAGTTCACCGGCCTGCCGGCGGATCGCTTTGCGGCCTATACCACCGGCGCGATCCCGGCGGGTGAGAAGGGCACCTTCGACGTCATCATCGTGCCGCGCATGCTGCACAACCTGCTGCGCTGGAACATCGCCGCGAGCGAATTCGCGGCGATGCGCGATCTGCTCAAGCCCGGCGGCCTGATCGGCATCGAACAGCACCGCGCCAAGGCCGATGCGCCCGATGCCTACGCCGATGGATCGAAGGGCTATCTCAAGCAGGCGGACGTCATCAGGTTCATGCAGGCGCAGGGCTTCGACCTCGTCGGCCAGTCCGAGATCAGCGCCAATCCCAAGGACAGCGCCGACTGGCCGGGCGGTGTCTGGACGCTGCCGCCCACGCTGGCGCTGAAGGACCAGGACCGCGCCAAGTACCTCTCCATCGGCGAGAGCGACCGGATGACGCTTCTGTTCCGCAAGCGGGGCTGA
- the msrA gene encoding peptide-methionine (S)-S-oxide reductase MsrA translates to METAIVAGGCFWCTEAVFRDVIGVDSVESGYIGGTVANPTYKQVCEGTTGHAEAIRVNYDPSVLSYGDLLDVFMGTHDPTQLNRQGNDVGTQYRSAIFPLDDAQAAEAEAAVARSNEDNSGKVVTTIEGFADGKQNEAWYPAEDYHQEYWDGEGQRNPYCLAVIPPKLMKLRKSFQNKVKD, encoded by the coding sequence ATGGAAACGGCAATCGTTGCAGGCGGGTGCTTCTGGTGCACCGAAGCGGTGTTCCGCGATGTCATCGGCGTGGACTCGGTCGAAAGCGGCTATATCGGCGGCACTGTCGCCAACCCCACCTACAAGCAGGTCTGCGAAGGCACCACCGGCCACGCCGAAGCGATCCGCGTGAACTACGATCCCTCGGTCCTGTCCTACGGCGACCTGCTCGACGTGTTCATGGGCACCCATGACCCGACGCAGCTCAACCGCCAGGGCAACGACGTCGGCACGCAGTACCGCTCCGCGATCTTTCCGCTGGACGATGCCCAGGCCGCCGAGGCCGAAGCGGCCGTTGCCCGTTCGAACGAGGACAACAGCGGCAAGGTCGTCACCACCATCGAAGGCTTTGCAGACGGCAAGCAGAACGAGGCATGGTATCCGGCCGAAGACTACCACCAGGAATACTGGGACGGCGAAGGCCAGCGTAACCCTTATTGCCTCGCGGTGATCCCGCCCAAGCTGATGAAGCTGCGCAAGAGCTTCCAGAACAAGGTCAAGGACTGA